CTGTAGCCAATTACTCATAGACTCCCATATACACAAATACCAACACATACATACAATGTCTGACGAAGAACATACCTTTGAAACTGCTGACGCCGGTTCCTCCGCCACCTACCCAATGCAATGTTCTGCTTTGAGAAAGAACGGTTTCGTTGTCATCAAGGGTAGACCATGTAAGATTGTTGACATGTCTACTTCCAAGACTGGTAAGCACGGTCACGCTAAAGTCCATTTGGTTGCCATTGATATCTTCACTGGTAAGAAGTTGGAAGATTTGTCTCCATCTACTCACAACATGGAAGTCCCAGTTGTCAAGAGAAACGAATTCCAATTGTTGGACATTGACGATGGTTTCTTGTCTTTGATGAACATGGACGGTGAAACTAAGGATGATGTCAAGGCCCCAGAAGGTGAATTGGGTGACACTTTACAATCCGCCTTTGACGAAGGTAAAGATTTGATGGTTACCATCATCTCCGCTATGGGTGAAGAAGCCGCCATCTCCTTCAAGGAAGCTGCTAGATCTGATTAAAACCGGTCAATATCATGAAATGGGATaccaatgaaaaaaaaactccgACCCCCTTCCATCACATCATGTACCCTTCGCTGAACCgggttttttctttgcaaaattttttttcgttctCCTAAAGCATACACAAATAAatccttttttatttctatttattttgttatttatCATCTATATAGCAATAATAtactttgtttttattcGTATCTTTCGTTCTTCTCTATGGTTGATGCAATTACTTAAGAAGAATGATTTTCGTATGCGTACATCTGCTGGCAGAAGGTCTGAGCGGTGGCAAATTCACTTCCCGCCCCTcaaaattacaaaaaaaaatgaggaTGACAAAGCCGAAAAAACCGAGAAGttaagaaagaattaaTGTTCTTCATGGTAGAGACCCCAGTTTGCCGTATTTTATGTCATATGTCAGTAAAGTTTATTCGAAACGTTTGAGAAAGCCGTATGAATAAGCCTCACGACGGGACACATAAAATGGGGCATAACAGGATGATCCTGGTCTTTCTCAGTCAAGTCATGTCACGTAAATGGGTGCCTGAACAATTTGTTTAAGGCCCAAGATTTTGCGTTTCCATTATTTAGTATAACTTAGATCTTATATAATGTAGGGGATAAGTAGCTGTTGGAACAAGTGGTTTATCGATACTCGCACGAGCTGTCCACGACCTACCTTAGTAACTTTCTGAATGTTTGCATCTCATACGATACATGAGATTGATAGATACTTGTGACATTATAATGAGCTGCTAAGATAGCGGATAGTAATTAAGTTGGAAATCTACCTGTTGAGCTTATAGTAAGTACCGATCCCACTCTTATGTTGTTGTTCTCAAGATAAACCAACCAGCGTGCgtttcatattcttttcttctacaCAGCACAAGAAGATCTGCTTTTATCCTTAGATAAAActacttttatttattcCCTATTGACAGTGACATTCTGTGAATCAACTTGGCAACAGGTTCTTACAACAGGTTACTGTCCTAACGATATTAGGAAGGTTATTATAATTGGTACTACTGGAGTCTACTATGCAACAATACCGGAGAAAAGTAGTTTTGATATCTGTCaattgtttttcatttatagGAATTACCCTTTCGGGTCCCAGATCCTTTCGTTTAACAGTACAAGAGTAACTTACGTTATTGGAAGGAGTTCGATCAATGCCAACAGCCCCATCATTGTGTACAACACGAGCATAATCAGCTAAGGAACACACCAGTCTTTGAAGGCCATTCTATTGCATTTAAGAcatgtatatgtataatGTAAATCGAGAGGAACTAAAAAACGTTCACGCCAAACTGTGTAGAAAGGAAATTGTGATGGTGTATTTACTGTGGCCCTATAGTTTGTCCAACGTCTCGTTGAGCATATTCAGGGCAACTTTCGCATCCGAAACGTATTATATAAGCGGGCAGGTGTCAATCTAATTATGTTGGGCCTTTTGCATCGCCAATGACACCATGTTCGTGCGAAGGTCTAAAAATCTTGGGCATTCCATCCCTTTTTCGCAATATCAGAACTAGAGTAAGTGACAATTGAGCACcatattcttcatctgCATCAGTTATCTGACTTCTCTGCCCTATATATCGAGCTTTTAACGGGAATGCTACGAAAtaaatcaagaaattaatGTATCGTAGCGATGAAAAAGGGAACCGCAAACGGTAGCAAGAACGGTTCTCGAGTAGTACTATAGGTTAT
This genomic stretch from Saccharomyces mikatae IFO 1815 strain IFO1815 genome assembly, chromosome: 5 harbors:
- the HYP2 gene encoding translation elongation factor eIF-5A (similar to Saccharomyces cerevisiae HYP2 (YEL034W) and ANB1 (YJR047C); ancestral locus Anc_1.478); protein product: MSDEEHTFETADAGSSATYPMQCSALRKNGFVVIKGRPCKIVDMSTSKTGKHGHAKVHLVAIDIFTGKKLEDLSPSTHNMEVPVVKRNEFQLLDIDDGFLSLMNMDGETKDDVKAPEGELGDTLQSAFDEGKDLMVTIISAMGEEAAISFKEAARSD